The Papio anubis isolate 15944 chromosome 5, Panubis1.0, whole genome shotgun sequence genome has a segment encoding these proteins:
- the MRPL36 gene encoding 39S ribosomal protein L36, mitochondrial: MANLFIRKMVNPLLYLSRHTVKPRVLSTFLMGSLRGAAPVAVKAGAEARSLLSPGLLPRLLPALSFKSKVVLKKRCRDCYLVKRRGRWYVYCKTNPRHKQRQM, translated from the coding sequence ATGGCAAATCTTTTTATAAGGAAGATGGTGAACCCTCTGCTATATCTTAGTCGTCACACAGTGAAGCCTCGAGTCCTCTCCACATTTCTGATGGGATCCCTTCGAGGTGCAGCCCCCGTGGCTGTGAAAGCCGGGGCAGAAGCACGCTCACTTCTCTCACCCGGCCTCCTGCCCCGCCTGCTGCCCGCGCTGAGTTTCAAAAGCAAGGTTGTTCTTAAGAAGCGCTGCAGGGACTGTTACCTGGTGAAGAGGCGGGGCCGGTGGTACGTCTATTGTAAAACCAACCCGAGGCACAAGCAGAGACAGATGTAG